In Nerophis ophidion isolate RoL-2023_Sa linkage group LG03, RoL_Noph_v1.0, whole genome shotgun sequence, the following are encoded in one genomic region:
- the ccdc28b gene encoding coiled-coil domain-containing protein 28B isoform X2, translating to MEDKRKKRSPKVSLPQPPPPPINPRKLSALPASKSATFSLGLPQPPSPKNRGKYKRSVGAAGQPKEVFAGVVAPPKTARTHKEKPRAPQPAGPSKVVQSSPLQHSFLTDVSDVREMEGGLLNLLNDFHSGKLQAFGKVCSFEQLEHVREMQEKLARLHFSLDSHVEELSEDQRKCASDRNLEHLLCNLEELSTSIQKLHLAENQELPKTSAP from the exons ATGGAGGACAAGCGCAAGAAGCGCAGCCCCAAGGTGTCCCTCCCGCAGCCCCCTCCTCCGCCCATCAACCCGCGCAAGCTCTCTGCCCTGCCAGCCAGCAAAAGCGCCACCTTCTCTCTGGGGCTGCCGCAGCCGCCGTCCCCGAAAAACCGAGGGAAGTACAAAAGGTCAGTGGGGGCGGCAGGTCAGCCCAAAGAGGTGTTTGCTGGTGTCGTCGCTCCACCAAAGACCGCCAG GACTCATAAGGAGAAGCCCAGGGCCCCCCAGCCCGCAGGCCCCAGTAAAGTGGTCCAGTCCTCGCCGCTGCAGCACTCCTTTCTTACAGATGTGTCTGATGTGAGAGAGATGGAGGGAGGCCTCCTAAACCTCCTCAACGACTTCCACTCGGGGAAACTGCAGGCGTTTG GTAAGGTGTGTTCCTTCGAGCAGCTGGAGCACGTGCGTGAGATGCAGGAGAAGTTGGCGCGACTTCACTTCAGCCTGGACAGCCATGTGGAAGAGCTCTCGGAGGACCAGAGGAAGTGCGCCTCTGACCGCAACCTGGAACACCTGCTGTGTAAC CTGGAGGAGCTCAGCACCTCAAT ACAAAAGCTCCACTTGGCTGAGAACCAGGAACTGCCCAAGACATCTGCTCCCTGA
- the ccdc28b gene encoding coiled-coil domain-containing protein 28B isoform X1: protein MEDKRKKRSPKVSLPQPPPPPINPRKLSALPASKSATFSLGLPQPPSPKNRGKYKRSVGAAGQPKEVFAGVVAPPKTASRTHKEKPRAPQPAGPSKVVQSSPLQHSFLTDVSDVREMEGGLLNLLNDFHSGKLQAFGKVCSFEQLEHVREMQEKLARLHFSLDSHVEELSEDQRKCASDRNLEHLLCNLEELSTSIQKLHLAENQELPKTSAP, encoded by the exons ATGGAGGACAAGCGCAAGAAGCGCAGCCCCAAGGTGTCCCTCCCGCAGCCCCCTCCTCCGCCCATCAACCCGCGCAAGCTCTCTGCCCTGCCAGCCAGCAAAAGCGCCACCTTCTCTCTGGGGCTGCCGCAGCCGCCGTCCCCGAAAAACCGAGGGAAGTACAAAAGGTCAGTGGGGGCGGCAGGTCAGCCCAAAGAGGTGTTTGCTGGTGTCGTCGCTCCACCAAAGACCGCCAG CAGGACTCATAAGGAGAAGCCCAGGGCCCCCCAGCCCGCAGGCCCCAGTAAAGTGGTCCAGTCCTCGCCGCTGCAGCACTCCTTTCTTACAGATGTGTCTGATGTGAGAGAGATGGAGGGAGGCCTCCTAAACCTCCTCAACGACTTCCACTCGGGGAAACTGCAGGCGTTTG GTAAGGTGTGTTCCTTCGAGCAGCTGGAGCACGTGCGTGAGATGCAGGAGAAGTTGGCGCGACTTCACTTCAGCCTGGACAGCCATGTGGAAGAGCTCTCGGAGGACCAGAGGAAGTGCGCCTCTGACCGCAACCTGGAACACCTGCTGTGTAAC CTGGAGGAGCTCAGCACCTCAAT ACAAAAGCTCCACTTGGCTGAGAACCAGGAACTGCCCAAGACATCTGCTCCCTGA